In Paludibacter propionicigenes WB4, the genomic window TAAGGCTGGAAGGACATGAAATTTCGTTAGAAGAATCAGAAGCGGTGCAGGCTTGTATGTTGCTGCATGATATAGGACATGGACCTTTTTCGCATACTTTAGAGCACAGTTTGGTGTCGGGTGTCAATCACGAGGAAATTTCGTTGTGGATGATGCAGAAGATTAATCGGGAGATTGATGGAAAACTGGATATGGCTTTGCAGATATTTACGAATAATTATCCCCGTAAGTTTTTACATCAGCTTGTTTCGAGTCAGCTTGATATGGATAGACTTGATTATCTGAGTAGGGATAGTTTCTATTCGGGTGTGAGCGAAGGAATAATAGGAGCAGCCAGAATTATTAAGATGTTAAATATACATAATGATCAATTGGTTGTTGAAGCTAAAGGGATTTATTCTATCGAGAAGTTTTTAGTGGCAAGACGACTGATGTACTGGCAGGTTTATTTGCATAAAACTTCCGTGGCAGCCGAAAAGATGTTGATGAATATACTGAGGAGAGCCAAGGAACTGGCAGGCAGGAATGTTGATCTTTTTGCATCACCGGCATTGCATTATTTTCTTTACAATGAAGTTTCGAAAAAGCATTTTACAGACTCTGAGGTTGCTCTTCGACATTTTGCTATGCTTGATGATTCCGATGTAATTTGTGCTATCAAAGTATGGTCTGAGCATTCGGATATTGTTCTGTCGTTTCTTTGTAAGTCATTTATCGACAGGAGATTGTTTAAAGTGGAGACCGGAACTAAACCTGTAGCTGACGAAAGACGCGAAGTGCTGTTGAGACAATACATGACTCACTTCAACGTTAGTGCAGAAGACGCAACCTATTTTATGGGTGAAGAAATCGTGAGTACTGATACCTATAGTCCGAAAGATGACAACATCAACATCCTATATAAAGATGGAACTGTTAAAGATATAGCAGATGCATCGGATATGCTGAATATATCCGTGCTTACTAAGAAAGTTGAGAAGTTTTATTATTGCTACCTGAAACTGTAAAACAGTCGGATTGAACTTGCTTATAAATCGGCTTTTGCAATCGATGCATGTGTTTTCTTTTCTAAATAGCGTGGCCGTCATTATGGATTATTGGAAATAGTTTATTACTTTTGCACCCAAAAAAATTTTATATGGAGTTTACAGCTCAACAAATTGCAGACTTTTTACACGGTCAAATTCAAGGAGATCCTTCAGTAAAGGTAAGCAATTTTTCAAAAATTGAAGAAGGGAAACTCGGAACACTGACTTTTTTGTCGAATCCGAAATATAATCAGTATATCTACGATTGTCAGGCAAGTATTGTGCTGGTTAATAAAGATTTTACTCCAGAAAAAGAAATTAGTTCTACCCTGATAAGGGTAGATGATGCATATCAGTCATTAGCCACGTTGTTAACGTTGGTTGATCAGGCAAAACCAAGAAAAACAGGCGTTTCGCCATTGGCATTTATTTCAGATAGTGCCGTAATAGGTGAAAATGCTTATATTGCTCCATTTGCTTATATTGGAGAAAATGTAGTTATTGCTCCCAATGCAACTATTCACGCTCATTGCAGCGTCGAAGATGGTGTGAAGTTAGGAGCGAATGTTACGTTGTTCTCTGGTGTGAAGATATATAACA contains:
- a CDS encoding HD domain-containing protein, which codes for MKEPNKRKIINDPVFGFINIPNNFLYDIIQHPYFQRLSRIKQLGLSSFVYPGAQHTRLQHSLGAMHLMSEAIAQLRLEGHEISLEESEAVQACMLLHDIGHGPFSHTLEHSLVSGVNHEEISLWMMQKINREIDGKLDMALQIFTNNYPRKFLHQLVSSQLDMDRLDYLSRDSFYSGVSEGIIGAARIIKMLNIHNDQLVVEAKGIYSIEKFLVARRLMYWQVYLHKTSVAAEKMLMNILRRAKELAGRNVDLFASPALHYFLYNEVSKKHFTDSEVALRHFAMLDDSDVICAIKVWSEHSDIVLSFLCKSFIDRRLFKVETGTKPVADERREVLLRQYMTHFNVSAEDATYFMGEEIVSTDTYSPKDDNINILYKDGTVKDIADASDMLNISVLTKKVEKFYYCYLKL